In Pelmatolapia mariae isolate MD_Pm_ZW linkage group LG2, Pm_UMD_F_2, whole genome shotgun sequence, one DNA window encodes the following:
- the rmnd5b gene encoding E3 ubiquitin-protein transferase RMND5B has product MEQCACVERELEKVLHRFVMYGHQSEERLDELLRSVCEIRGQLVAFGVQDADLSVLSQTMAQCCKNIKETVQMLASRHKDIHGSVSKVGKAIDRNFDAEISAVVAETVWDTPERQKYLSESIVEHLYRQGMLSVAEDLCQESGVVIDMSMKQPFLELNRILEALRMQDLRPALEWAVTNRQRLLDLNSSLEFKLHRLYFISLLSGGISNQMEALQYARHFQPFASQHQRDIQILMGSLVYLRHGIENSPYRSLLETNQWAEICNIFTRDACALLGLSVESPLSVSFASGCMALPVLMNIKQVIEQRQCSGVWTHKDELPIEIDLGKKCWYHSVFACPILRQQTSESNPPMKLICGHVISRDALNKLTNAGKLKCPYCPMEQNPSHAKQIYF; this is encoded by the exons ATGGaacagtgtgcatgtgtggagCGGGAGCTGGAGAAGGTGCTCCATCGCTTTGTAATGTACGGCCACCAGTCTGAGGAGAGGCTAGATGAACTCCTGCGCAGCGTCTGTGAGATACGAGGACAGCTAGTTGCTTTTG GAGTACAAGATGCAGATTTATCGGTCCTATCACAGACTATGGCGCAGTGTTGTAAAAATATCAAAGAAACAGTGCAGATGCTAGCCTCTCGACACAAGGACATCCACGGCAGCGTGTCTAAAGTTGGCAAAGCCATCGACAGG AATTTCGATGCAGAGATCAGTGCTGTTGTGGCAGAGACCGTGTGGGACACCCCGGAGAGACAGAAATACCTGAGTGAATCCATTGTGGAACACCTGTACAGACAAGGGATGCTCAGTGTAGCAGAAGACCTTTGTCAG GAGTCTGGTGTAGTTATAGACATGAGCATGAAGCAGCCTTTCCTGGAGCTAAACAGGATCCTTGAAGCTCTGAGGATGCAGGACCTCAGGCCAGCACTAGA GTGGGCTGTGACGAATCGGCAGCGTCTTCTGGACCTGAACAGCAGTTTAGAGTTCAAGTTGCACCGCTTGTACTTCATCAGCTTGCTCAGTGGAGGAATCAGCAACCAAATGGAGGCCTTGCAGTATGCCAGGCACTTCCAGCCCTTTGCTTCACAGCACCAGAGAG ACATCCAGATTCTGATGGGCAGCTTGGTGTACCTGCGTCATGGCATTGAAAACTCACCGTACCGCAGCTTGCTGGAGACAAATCAGTGGGCTGAGATCTGCAACATCTTCACCCGGGATGCCTGCGCTTTGCTGGGCCTCTCTGTAGAATCGCCACTAAGTGTTAG TTTTGCATCAGGATGCATGGCCTTGCCTGTGCTGATGAACATCAAACAGGTGATAGAGCAGAGACAGTGCAGTGGAGTGTGGACACACAAAGACGAGCTGCCT ATTGAAATTGACCTCGGGAAGAAGTGCTGGTACCACTCTGTGTTCGCCTGCCCAATTCTTCGACAGCAAACGTCAGAGAGCAATCCTCCCATGAAGCTCATCTGTGGACACGTCATCTCCAGAGATGCTCTCAACAAACTAACCAATGCTGGGAA GTTGAAATGCCCGTACTGCCCCATGGAGCAGAATCCGTCACATGCCAAGCAGATCTACTTTTGA
- the n4bp3 gene encoding NEDD4-binding protein 3-A: MATSVQTLPLTRGPSKNFRDPCPAPPLSPRCGMGSVGSLVERPDVSPTKGNRAVPQVRPKHSNGLLKKGFTQRELLNYLNINRKEPKANPSNDGKKDIIPGLSAVSAREEDNVYAKVYHKDGTEVDLTKNSLPSAGKYEKARLRSSAFKPVTPKNFSSMQNLYPSSKSEDVDHGLSNGLHRAYAHVPKAVSTSSSSSSPSRHGGPTSAGNKALSSVCGMGQEDDNLSDSGHNSMSSLPPYRPPFRPHLAHISASMGHINTIGSLDRTSLGMKAVGSGGVPIGEMACRSMATLSRIAPYSAEAPPPYEWTLSLSVEEVVRDLEERLVEKEHELKQMKRNLDESEGAIAQVFEGKQRLWEKEVEELKRLYAAKLRQVSQHAQRSQRSLQLQLFKVQQEKNRLQEELDGMRKEMSREAGAVPRRTSPTLEETQWEVCQKSGEISLLKQQLRDSQAEVTQKLSEIFQVKTELRETRTELRNRERQIDALKLVLQGTQRHRRPSQTAHEDEKEAEENPSARAIGGCGGPTEERLRAELLLERRQSEAQAMAFEEERHTWQTEKDKVIRYQKELQASYLDMYHRNEALEREVQQLRASREQQGGRAGGGSRDGTLEKEAPELRKERADDKQEDTPSPGLPWIERIESSEI; encoded by the exons ATGGCAACCTCGGTCCAGACTCTTCCTCTGACCCGTGGCCCCAGCAAAAACTTCCGCGACCCCTGCCCAGCCCCGCCCCTGTCCCCGCGTTGCGGCATGGGAAGTGTAGGCAGTCTGGTGGAGAGGCCGGATGTTTCTCCGACTAAAGGCAACCGAGCAGTGCCCCAGGTGagaccaaaacacagcaacggGCTCTTGAAGAAAGGCTTCACCCAGAGAGAGCTGCTCAACTACCTCAACATCAACAG AAAAGAGCCTAAAGCGAACCCGAGCAACGACGGCAAGAAGGACATTATCCCGGGCCTCAGCGCTGTCAGTGCACGGGAGGAAGATAACGTTTATGCTAAGGTTTACCATAAGGATGGCACTGAGGTAGATCTTACAAAAAACTCACTGCCAAGCGCGGGCAAGTACGAAAAG GCACGTTTGAGGTCTTCGGCCTTTAAGCCTGTGACCCCCAAGAATTTTAGCTCAATGCAAAACCTCTACCCGTCTTCCAAATCAGAGGACGTGGATCATGGCCTCTCTAACGGCTTGCACAGAGCGTACGCCCATGTTCCCAAAGCTGTCTCCACctcgtcttcttcttcctcaCCGTCACGTCACGGAGGACCGACGTCAGCCGGCAACAAG GCCCTCTCCTCGGTGTGTGGGATGGGCCAGGAAGATGACAACTTGTCAGACTCGGGCCATAACTCCATGAGCAGCCTGCCGCCGTACCGACCTCCCTTCCGCCCACACCTGGCTCACATCAG tgcaTCTATGGGCCACATCAATACCATCGGCTCCCTGGACCGCACCTCTCTGGGAATGAAGGCTGTGGGGTCAGGGGGCGTGCCTATTGGGGAGATGGCGTGTCGAAGCATGGCTACTCTGAGCCGTATTGCTCCATATAGCGCGGAGGCTCCACCTCCTTATGAATGGACGCTCTCCCTGTCTGTGGAGGAGGTG GTGCGGGATCTGGAGGAGCGCCTGGTGGAGAAAGAGCATGAACTCAAGCaaatgaagagaaacctggATGAGAGCGAGGGCGCCATCGCACAG GTGTTTGAAGGGAAGCAGCGTCTGTGGGAGAAGGAGGTGGAGGAGCTGAAGCGCCTGTATGCTGCTAAGCTACGTCAGGTTTCCCAGCATGCCCAGCGTTCCCAGCGCAGCCTGCAGTTGCAGCTGTTTAAGGTCCAGCAGGAGAAGAACCGGCTGCAAGAGGAGCTCGATGGCATGAGAAAGGAAATGTCCCGGGAGGCTGGAGCAGTGCCCAGGCGAACCAGTCCGACTCTGGAGGAGACGCAGTGGGAG gTTTGCCAGAAGTCGGGGGAGATCTCCTTGTTGAAGCAGCAGCTGAGGGACTCCCAGGCAGAGGTAACTCAGAAGCTGAGTGAGATCTTCCAGGTGAAGACAGAGCTCAGGGAGACGCGAACAGAGCTGCGCAACAGGGAACGCCAGATAGATGCTTTAAAGCTTGTCCTGCAGGGGACACAGCGTCACAGACGACCTTCTCAGACCGCACACGAAGACGAAAAAGAAGCTGAAGAGAATCCATCTGCTCGGGCGATAG GAGGGTGCGGGGGCCCCACAGAGGAGCGTCTGCGCGCAGAACTGCTGCTGGAGCGACGCCAGAGCGAGGCCCAGGCCATGGCTTTCGAGGAAGAGAGGCACACGTGGCAGACGGAAAAGGACAAGGTCATCCGCTACCAGAAGGAGCTGCAGGCCAGCTACTTAGACATGTACCACCGCAACGAAGCGCTCGAGAGGGAAGTGCAACAGCTGAGGGCGAGCAGAGAGCAACAAGGTGGACGAGCAGGCGGAGGAAGCAGAGATGGCACTTTGGAAAAAGAAGCGCCAGAGCTgaggaaagagagagcagatgacAAACAAGAGGACACACCTTCCCCTGGTCTGCCGTGGATAGAACGGATCGAATCGTCGGAAATTTGA